The Rhizobium viscosum genomic sequence GCTTGCCTATGCCCAGAAGCATCCGGAACGGGTCTCCGAACTCGTCGTGCGCGGCATTTACACGCTGACGCGGGCCGAACTCGACTGGTACTATCAGTTCGGCGTCTCCGAGATGTTCCCGGACAAGTGGGAGCGCTTTGTCGCACCCATCCCGCCTGAAGAACGCCATGAGATGATGCTCGCCTATAATCGGCGCCTGACCGGCTCGGACCGCGCCGTGGCTCTCGAAGCCGCGCAAGCCTGGAGCATCTGGGAGGGTGAAACGATCACGCTGCTGCCGGAGAAATCGACCAGCGGCAAGTTCGAGGAAGCCGAGTTCGCCTATGCCTTTGCCCGCATCGAGAACCATTTCTTCGTTCATGCCGGCTGGATGGATGAAGGCCAGCTGCTGCGCGATGCCTACAAGCTGAGGGATATTCCTGGCGTCATCGTCCACGGGCGTTATGACATGCCCTGCCCGGCCAAATATGCCTGGCTGCTGCACAAGGCATGGCCAAAGGCCGAGTTCCACCTGATCGAGGGGGCGGGCCATGCCTTTTCGGAACCCGGCATTCTCGACCAGCTGATCCGGGCGACGGACCGGTTCGCAGGCAAACAATAAAAGCCGCAAGCGGCGACAGGAAACACCACTATGGCACGCGAAAGAATCTACCTCTTCGACACGACGCTTCGGGACGGGCAGCAGACGCCCGGCATCGACTTTTCCGTCGAGGACAAGATTGCGATTGCAGGCATGTTGGACGAGTTCGGGCTCGACTATGTCGAGGGCGGTTATCCGGGCGCGAACCCGACCGATACTGCCTTCTTCGCAGAGAAGCGTACGAATCTGGCCGCCTTCGTCGCCTTCGGCATGACGAAACGCCCCGGTGTTTCCGCCTCCAACGATCCGGGCCTTGCCGGCCTTCTGCAGGCGCGCAGTGACGCCATCTGTTTCGTTGCCAAGAGCTGGGACTACCATGTGCAAGTAGCGCTCGGCTGCACCAATGAGGAAAACCTCGAATGCATCGCCGAAAGCGTCAAAGCCGCCGTTGCCGCCGGCAAGGAAGCGATGGTCGACTGCGAGCATTTCTTCGACGGCTACAAGGCCAATCCGGAATATGCGCTGGCCTGTGCGAAGACCGCCTATGAAAACGGCGCACGCTGGGTGGTGCTCTGCGACACCAATGGCGGCACGCAGCCGCCGGAAGTGCGCGCCATCGTCGAGGCGGTGATTGCCTTCGGCGTGCCGGGGCACTGTCTCGGCATCCATGCGCATAACGATACCGGCCAGGCGGTCGCCAATTCGCTTGTCGCCGTCGAAGCGGGCGTTCGCCAGATACAGGGTACGCTGAATGGCGTCGGCGAACGTTGCGGCAATGCCAATCTGGTGACGCTGATCCCGACGCTGGCGCTGAAGAGCGCCTATAATACGCGTTTCGAAACGGCGATCGATGCCGAGCGGCTGACCAATCTTACCCGTCTGTCGCACGCCTTCGACGAGTTGCTCAACCGCTCGCCGGATCATCAGATGCCCTATGTCGGCGCCTCTGCCTTCGCAACCAAGGCCGGCATTCATGCCTCGGCCCTTTTGAAGGATCCGCGCACCTACGAGCACGTGCCGCCGGAAAGTGTGGGCAATTTCCGTAAGGTCATGGTCTCGGATCAGGGCGGCAAGGCGAATTTCATCAATGCACTGAGGCGTCGCGGCATCGATGTCGCCAAGGACGATCCGAAGCTCGATCTCCTGATCTCGATCGTCAAGGAGCGCGAGGCATCCGGCTACGCTTATGAAGGTGCGGATGCGAGCTTCGAGCTTCTGGCGCGCCGTACCATGGGCACCATTCCGGATTTCTTCTCGATCGACGGCTTCCGGGTGATGATCGAACGGCGCTTCGATTCTCACGGCCGCATCAAGATCGTCTCCGAAGCCGTGGTGAAGATCGCCATCGACGGCCAGACGCTGATGTCGGTCGCGGAAGCCGAGGGACCGGTCAATGCGCTCGACCTTGCGCTGCGCAAGGACTTCGGCAAGTATCAGCATGAGATCGACGATCTCGTGCTCGCCGACTTCAAGGTGCGTATCCTCAATGGCGGTACTGACGCCGTTACCCGCGTTCTGATCGAATCCACCGATTCCAGCGGCGTGCGCTGGTGGACGGTCGGCGTTTCCGACAACATCATCGACGCCTCGTTCCAGGCGCTGATGGATTCGGTCATCTACAAGCTGATGAAGAACCGGCAACTTGCCGGTAAGATCGCGGCCGAGTGAGGTTCAGAGAAGGCCCCAGTCCTCCTCCGAATACCATTCGTCCTCCTGCTTCGGCTCTTTCCAGCGCAGCCGCGTGACCTTTCCCATGCCGCCCTGCCGGAAGGCGGACTCCAGCACTCTGTAGGTCTCGATCGTGCCGCTCGCGCCATGGCCCCAGACGAAGACGGTGGGGCTTAAATAACGGGCGCGATAATGCTCGGGCGTGTGCTGGATCAGAAAGAAGCCGCCGCGGGCACTGCGCGGCCGCAGATTGTCGTTGCCGTCACGCGAGGGAGCAGAGAGCGGAAGGATCAGCCTGCCGCCGATGGCGAGATTGTCGATCCAGGTTTCGGCCGGCTTATGGACCGCGAAATTGACGTAGATGGCGTCGGTCGGCGATTGCGGCCATTCCAGACCGTTGCCGCAGACAACCTCGACATTGCCATAGGGAGCCAGGTTGGCGACGGCGCGGGCGGCGAGATCCCGGTCATATTCGATCGCCGCGACATGGCCGCCGCTTCCGACCAGGTGCGACAGCATGGCAGTATAGTAGCCGCCCCCGGCGCCGATGTGGCAGGCTGTCTCGCCGGGTTGGGGCGCCAGCCAATGGAGGCCGAGCGCATGAAGCGAGGGGCTGCCATTGTTGACCTGCTTTCCCTCCTGCAGCGCGATCAGAACATCCTGATAGAGGATGACGGGATCGGTCGACGGCATGTCCTGATAGCCGGTCCCGCTTGCCATGCGCCACGGCGGCGGGTCCAGGAAATCTTCCCTCGGCACGGTGGCAAAGGCCTGCCGCAGCCGCTCGTCGTCCACGATGCCCATCTTCGCCAGCATTTGGGTTGCATAGGCTTGGCGGCAGATCGTCAGTTCGGTTTCGTCCATGCTTGCCTCTCTTCGTGACCCTGCAGGTTCGGTTCCATTCAATGAAATGAATTGGCCTATTCACGCCGCTTAAGTTAATGCGGATCAGAAACAGAACAAATACGGAAACACCCAATGTCTGCCGATGCAAGCGCCCCCCTCATCAAGAACGAAGACAGTCCACGCGGCTTTGCCTTCGCGCTGACGGCCTATCTTCTGTGGGGCTTTCTGCCGATCTACATGAAGGCTCTGGCGCATATTTCACCTGCCGAAGTCATCGCCCATCGAATTTTATGGTCGCTGCCGCTCGCCGGCATCGTGCTTTTGGTGCTGGGACGCACGCAGGATATCGCCATTGCGCTGCGTTCACCGCGCATGCTCGCCATGGCAATGATGACCGCGGCGCTGATCACCGTGAACTGGGGCACCTATGTCTGGGCGATCGGCGCCGGCCATTCACTCGATGCGGCCATGGGCTATTTCATCAATCCGCTCTTCAGCATCTTCCTCGGCGCCGTGCTGCTGAAGGAAAAGCTGCAGCCGATGCAGATCGCGGCGATCTGCCTTGCCGGCCTTGCGGTCGTCGTGCTCGCCTTCGACAGCGGCGGCATCCCTTGGGTGGCGCTGACGCTGGCCATCAGCTGGGGCTTCTATGCGCTGTTTCGCAAGACGCTGCCGCTCGGGCCGAACCAGGGCTTCTTCCTGGAAGTACTGATCCTCAGCCTGCCGGCCCTCATCTACATCCTCTACCTGGAATTCGTCAGCGGCGAAGGCCACCTCTACCGGACGGGCCTTTCCGATACAGCCCTGTTGCTCGGCTGCGGGCTCATCACCGCGGTACCGTTGATGATCTATGCTAACGGCGCCAAGCTGCTGAAACTCTCGACCATCGGCATCATGCAATATATCGCCCCGACAATGATCTTCATCATTGCGATTTTCGGCTTCGGGGAGGAGCTCGACACGGCGCGTATGATCGCCTTCCCGCTGATCTGGGCGGGCCTCTTCTTCTATAGCTGGTCGATGCTGCGGACGAGCCGCGGGCGCTAAGCCCGCACCCGTTTCACGCAATTCCGCCGCGCAGCTGGAATTGCGTGAGAACTTACATCTTTGAGATCACGTCGTCCTCGCCGTCACGGTCGGCGGCAAGCTCTGCCGCCTGCGCCATGATGGCAGGGATGATGCCCGAGATCTCGTCGATGACCAGCGGCTGCACGCGATGGGCGGTGTGCAGGAAGCCCTCGCCCGTCATATGGTGCAGAAGCTCCATCATCGGATCCCAGAAGCCGTTGATGTTGGCGAAGACCATCGGCTTTTCGTGACGGCCGAGCTGCGCCCAGGTCATGATCTCGACGATCTCTTCCAGCGTGCCGATACCGCCCGGCAAGGCCACGAAGGCATCCGAGCGCTCGAACATCGTGTGTTTGCGCGCATGCATGTCAGGGGTTACAATAAGCTCGTTGAGCTGGCCGAGCGAATGGCGAGTCGCCTCCATGTCGATCAGGAACTCGGGAATGATGCCCGTCACCTGACCGCCGTTGGATAGGGTCCCGCTGGCCACAGCGCCCATGATGCCCTTTGTGCCGCCGCCGTAGATCAGGCGCAGGCCATATTCCGCGATCTCTTTTCCGAGCGCGCGGCCGGCAGCCATATGGGAAGGATCGCGTCCCGGCCGAGAGCCGCAGTATACGCAAATGGATCGAATCGGTACAGATTGTTCGGTCATAAGGGAAAAACAACTATTCCATTTCAATGCAGTCAAGAAAATTGACTGAAAAGCGGCGTCCAGAGCTTGCCTATTTGCTTTGAATGCTTGTGCAAAGCAACGGGAATCGCTAGCAATTTCTGAATACTACGGCAATTTGCCGCCTTTGGAGACGCAATGATGAAAAACCGTGCCGGCTTGCTGGCCCTCGCAGTGCTCGTAATCGC encodes the following:
- the pip gene encoding prolyl aminopeptidase, encoding MTEVLRTLYPEIEPYASGHLEVGDGHVIYWERCGTPGAKPAVFLHGGPGGGISPAHRRVFDPKLYDVMLFDQRGCGKSTPHASLEANTTWHLVADIEQLREMAGVDKWQVFGGSWGSTLALAYAQKHPERVSELVVRGIYTLTRAELDWYYQFGVSEMFPDKWERFVAPIPPEERHEMMLAYNRRLTGSDRAVALEAAQAWSIWEGETITLLPEKSTSGKFEEAEFAYAFARIENHFFVHAGWMDEGQLLRDAYKLRDIPGVIVHGRYDMPCPAKYAWLLHKAWPKAEFHLIEGAGHAFSEPGILDQLIRATDRFAGKQ
- the cimA gene encoding citramalate synthase yields the protein MARERIYLFDTTLRDGQQTPGIDFSVEDKIAIAGMLDEFGLDYVEGGYPGANPTDTAFFAEKRTNLAAFVAFGMTKRPGVSASNDPGLAGLLQARSDAICFVAKSWDYHVQVALGCTNEENLECIAESVKAAVAAGKEAMVDCEHFFDGYKANPEYALACAKTAYENGARWVVLCDTNGGTQPPEVRAIVEAVIAFGVPGHCLGIHAHNDTGQAVANSLVAVEAGVRQIQGTLNGVGERCGNANLVTLIPTLALKSAYNTRFETAIDAERLTNLTRLSHAFDELLNRSPDHQMPYVGASAFATKAGIHASALLKDPRTYEHVPPESVGNFRKVMVSDQGGKANFINALRRRGIDVAKDDPKLDLLISIVKEREASGYAYEGADASFELLARRTMGTIPDFFSIDGFRVMIERRFDSHGRIKIVSEAVVKIAIDGQTLMSVAEAEGPVNALDLALRKDFGKYQHEIDDLVLADFKVRILNGGTDAVTRVLIESTDSSGVRWWTVGVSDNIIDASFQALMDSVIYKLMKNRQLAGKIAAE
- a CDS encoding protein-L-isoaspartate O-methyltransferase family protein; translated protein: MDETELTICRQAYATQMLAKMGIVDDERLRQAFATVPREDFLDPPPWRMASGTGYQDMPSTDPVILYQDVLIALQEGKQVNNGSPSLHALGLHWLAPQPGETACHIGAGGGYYTAMLSHLVGSGGHVAAIEYDRDLAARAVANLAPYGNVEVVCGNGLEWPQSPTDAIYVNFAVHKPAETWIDNLAIGGRLILPLSAPSRDGNDNLRPRSARGGFFLIQHTPEHYRARYLSPTVFVWGHGASGTIETYRVLESAFRQGGMGKVTRLRWKEPKQEDEWYSEEDWGLL
- the rarD gene encoding EamA family transporter RarD, yielding MSADASAPLIKNEDSPRGFAFALTAYLLWGFLPIYMKALAHISPAEVIAHRILWSLPLAGIVLLVLGRTQDIAIALRSPRMLAMAMMTAALITVNWGTYVWAIGAGHSLDAAMGYFINPLFSIFLGAVLLKEKLQPMQIAAICLAGLAVVVLAFDSGGIPWVALTLAISWGFYALFRKTLPLGPNQGFFLEVLILSLPALIYILYLEFVSGEGHLYRTGLSDTALLLGCGLITAVPLMIYANGAKLLKLSTIGIMQYIAPTMIFIIAIFGFGEELDTARMIAFPLIWAGLFFYSWSMLRTSRGR
- a CDS encoding LOG family protein, which translates into the protein MTEQSVPIRSICVYCGSRPGRDPSHMAAGRALGKEIAEYGLRLIYGGGTKGIMGAVASGTLSNGGQVTGIIPEFLIDMEATRHSLGQLNELIVTPDMHARKHTMFERSDAFVALPGGIGTLEEIVEIMTWAQLGRHEKPMVFANINGFWDPMMELLHHMTGEGFLHTAHRVQPLVIDEISGIIPAIMAQAAELAADRDGEDDVISKM